ATAGGTAAAGTAATTGATTAACTCAATCTATATAACAATAAGAAAACCACTCGATTGAGTGGTTTTTTTATGTTTAGTATAAAACAATTTAATAATTGATTTTATAAAATCATTTCAGGGATTTCTCCTTCAATAATTAATTTTCCTTCAGTTGCATTTTTAATTTCTTCTACCGAAACACCTGGTGCGCGTTCTAATAATTTGAATCCACCTTCTGGTAAAATTTCTAACACAGCTAATTCTGTCACAATTTTTTTAACACAATTAATTCCTGTTAAAGGTAACGTACAACTTGGTAGTAATTTAGATTCTCCTGCTTTGTTTACATGTTGCATGGCAACAATAATATTATCTGCAGAAGCGACTAAATCCATTGCGCCTCCCATTCCTTTAACCATTTTTCCTGGAATCTTCCAATTTGCAATGTCTCCATTTTCAGAAACTTCCATTGCGCCTAAAATAGTTAAGTTAATTTTTCGAGCTCTAATCATTCCAAAACTCATTGCCGAATCAAAAAAGGCTGAACCAGGTAAAGTGGTGATTGTTTGTTTACCAGCATTGATAAAATCAGGATCTTCTTCACCTTCTGTAGGGAAAGGTCCCATTCCCAATAATCCATTTTCTGATTGCAAAACAACATTTACATTTTCAGGAATATAATTGGCAACCAATGTTGGAATTCCGATGCCTAAATTCACATAATATCCATCTTTAACTTCTTTCGCAATACGTTTTGCAATTCCATTTTTATCTAACATTGCCTTTATGGTTTAGGTTGAACAGTTCTATTTTCAATTCGTTTTTCGTATTTTTCTCCTTGTAAAATACGATTTACATAAACACCTGGTGTATGAATTTGATTTGGATCAAGTTCACCGACTTCCACCAATTCTTCCACTTCAGCAATGGTAATTTTTCCACACATCGCAGCTGGATGATTAAAATTGGCAGTTGCACCACGGAAAACTAAATTTCCTGCTGTATCACCTTTCCAAGCTTTAACTAATGCAAAATCTGGTTCGAAAGCATATTCTAACAAATATTCTTTTTCGATTCCATGAAACGTGAATTTTCTAATTTCTTTTCCTTCAGCGACTTCAGTTCCAACTCCTGCAGGCGTAAAAATTGCAGGCATTCCATAACCGGCAGCCATCAATCGTGTAGCTAAAGTTCCTTGCGGAATTAATTCTACTTCTAATTCACCAGAAAGCATTTGGCGTTCGAATTCTGCATTTTCACCAACATAAGAAGAAATCATTTTTTTGATTTGTTTTCCTTGCAATAATAATCCTAAACCAAAATCATCAACACCAGCATTGTTACTAATACAAGTAAGGTTGTTGATTTTTTTGTTGACTAATCCCTGAATCAAATTTTCAGGAATTCCAGAAAGTCCAAAGCCTCCAACAGCAAGCGTCATTCCGCTTTCTACACCTTGTAGTGCTTCTTCGATGCTGTTTACTTTTTTGTTTATCATTTTTGTTGTGTTTGATTGAGTATATTTCTATACGCTAAAGATAAATAAAAACCTCTCATATTTCAATTATCCGTTATAATAAATCTTGTGAAAAGATAAAATTTAGCCACTTTATTAGGTCTTTTTCTGTCATTCGTACAAATGAAAAAATTTAAAACTATAACTATTTTACATAATCAGATAAACCCAAATCCTCTTAATTGATTAGATGGAATTTAGAATTCTTTTTACACGAAATATTTTGCTGTAATTTTTTAAAACTTTACATCAATCATCAGTTTTTAATCTATTATTGAATACAAAAAATAAAATCCATTCAGAATAAAATTATATAT
This portion of the Empedobacter stercoris genome encodes:
- a CDS encoding CoA transferase subunit B, translating into MLDKNGIAKRIAKEVKDGYYVNLGIGIPTLVANYIPENVNVVLQSENGLLGMGPFPTEGEEDPDFINAGKQTITTLPGSAFFDSAMSFGMIRARKINLTILGAMEVSENGDIANWKIPGKMVKGMGGAMDLVASADNIIVAMQHVNKAGESKLLPSCTLPLTGINCVKKIVTELAVLEILPEGGFKLLERAPGVSVEEIKNATEGKLIIEGEIPEMIL
- a CDS encoding CoA transferase subunit A, with protein sequence MINKKVNSIEEALQGVESGMTLAVGGFGLSGIPENLIQGLVNKKINNLTCISNNAGVDDFGLGLLLQGKQIKKMISSYVGENAEFERQMLSGELEVELIPQGTLATRLMAAGYGMPAIFTPAGVGTEVAEGKEIRKFTFHGIEKEYLLEYAFEPDFALVKAWKGDTAGNLVFRGATANFNHPAAMCGKITIAEVEELVEVGELDPNQIHTPGVYVNRILQGEKYEKRIENRTVQPKP